The genomic stretch ATGAATACACTCGGTGGATACGCCAATATCTACGGTATAATCGACCTTTCAGGAGCCACCCCGTACATATATGCGACTGGTAAGGTTAGTAGAATAACCGGTGGCATGTTTCTGAAGGCTTTCGGGGAAGAGACGCATGTACTTGATAGCAGGGCAATGTTATATGGAAGCTTATCATCCGAAGGGAACAATATGAAAGGGCTTCTCAGCAGGATGAACGGTAACCTCATCGTGTATAGTAAGGGTGGTGTGATAAAAAAGTGGAATCTTCTCTCAAAGATATTTGGACTTTTAAATGTCTATGACCTTCTTAAAGGTAAGATAGATTTAAAACAGGAGGGCCTGTCATACAAAAGGATGGGGGCAACCTTTACTGTTAAGAACGGTATTTTTAATACAAAGGATTTCCTTATAGATAGCCCATCTATGTTAATAACCGGAAATGGCAATCTGGACATGAATAAAAATGAAATAGATGGGAGTATCGCTGTATCACCCCTTGTTACCGTGGACAGAATTATAAATAAGATCCCCATCCTGAGAAAAATTATCAGGGTAAAAGAGAAGGGTTTTCTCTACACAGCCTACAATGTAAAAGGGCCGATAAATGACCCTGATATAAGTTTAAATTTCACAGAAAGTATCGGCGGCGGAATGGTTGATATATTGAGAAACATACTGGTCTTACCAAAAGAGGTTTTTGAAGAATGAAGATAGGGATCATTGGTTCTGGCAAGGTAGGCATATCAATAGGATATGTGATGAGAAAAAGGGGGCTTGATATTATAGGGGCCTCTGACATAAGAAAGGCACAGCTTAATGTCGCAAGGAGATATTTAGGCAATGACTGTATTTACACAACAGATAATAGTGAGATTGTAAAATCTTCGGATATCATAGGTATAACAACACAGGATGGTGAGATCAAAAAGGTAGCAAAAGAGATTTTCAAAGGCTTTAAAACAGTAAAAAACAAATTATTCTTTCATACAAGCGGCGCCCACCCCTCTTCCATTCTTTCCCCTCTTGAGAAAAAGGGGGCTATTCTCGGTTCTCTACATCCCCTTCAAACCTTTCCTGATATCGATAGCGCAATAAATGTCCTGCCAAGCACATATATATTTATTGAAGGTGACAAAAAGGCCCTCAAACGATTGGAATTTTTGGGAACACACATCGGTTATAAGGTTGTAACAATAGAGGGTAAAAACAAAGTGCTTTATCATCTCTCTGCAGTATTTGTATGTAACCTTTTGTGTGCACTACTCTATGCTGGTGAAGGCATCATGGACAGGATTGGTATAGAACTTGAGCCATTTTTTCCTATCATTAACGCCACACTAAAAAATATCGAGACTAAAGGTCCGTTTATGTCGCTCACAGGGCCAGTGATTCGGGGCGATGTTGGTACTATTATTGACCATATCCAGGCAATGGGCAATATGAAACTGCAAAAAAGGATATATAAGGGCCTTTCCTTAGCTGCTCTCGATCTGGTAAAAAAAAGAAAGATTCTAAATAAAGAGGTATTGGAGCTTTTAAAAAATGTATTGGAGGAAATATAGATTTATAAGGGGTCGAGGGTATCACTCGAACCCTCAACCCCTTGAATCCTTGAACCCTTGGTAGTTGCGGGGTTAAGCTATTATGATGGAGTTAATGATTGAGAAAGCAATAGACAAACTGATTGAGACAAAATTTCTCCTTGTCATTACAGGTGCAGGGATATCCGCAGAAAGCGGCATACCAACATTCCGGGGGAATGACGGCCTATGGCAGAATTACAGGGCAGAAGACCTTGCAACCCCATGGGCATTTGAGCGCGATCCTGATACGGTCTGGAAATGGTACGATTGGAGACGGGGAATAATCGGAAAGGCAGAACCAAATCTTGGTCACCTCGCTATAAAACAATTTGAAGACCTTTTTGATAACTTTTTCCTCATCACCCAGAATGTAGACGGTCTCCATGGAAGGACAGGAATAAAGAACATGGTTGAGATCCACGGAAACCTGTGGAGGGTAAGATGCATGAAAGACAGTAAGACCTCCATGCTTATGGATGTCCCGTTAAAGACAATTCCCCCTACGTGTGAATGTGGAGGGTTGTTACGGCCTGACGTCGTCTGGTTTGGAGAATCTATCCCACAATCCTGGATTGAAAAGGCTTACAGAGTTATGGAGATGTGCGATACACTCATCGTGGCAGGCACATCAGGGGTTGTATATCCGGTAGCCTCCTTCCCGCAGACTGTGAAGGATAACGGCGGTTCTGTGATAGAAGTGAACCTTGAGCCAACACCGATAAGCACCATAGCGGACATATCTCTTTTTGGAAAATCTGGTG from Pseudomonadota bacterium encodes the following:
- a CDS encoding NAD-dependent deacylase, translating into MELMIEKAIDKLIETKFLLVITGAGISAESGIPTFRGNDGLWQNYRAEDLATPWAFERDPDTVWKWYDWRRGIIGKAEPNLGHLAIKQFEDLFDNFFLITQNVDGLHGRTGIKNMVEIHGNLWRVRCMKDSKTSMLMDVPLKTIPPTCECGGLLRPDVVWFGESIPQSWIEKAYRVMEMCDTLIVAGTSGVVYPVASFPQTVKDNGGSVIEVNLEPTPISTIADISLFGKSGDILPKLVQGMIERNRDA
- a CDS encoding DUF2520 domain-containing protein — translated: MKIGIIGSGKVGISIGYVMRKRGLDIIGASDIRKAQLNVARRYLGNDCIYTTDNSEIVKSSDIIGITTQDGEIKKVAKEIFKGFKTVKNKLFFHTSGAHPSSILSPLEKKGAILGSLHPLQTFPDIDSAINVLPSTYIFIEGDKKALKRLEFLGTHIGYKVVTIEGKNKVLYHLSAVFVCNLLCALLYAGEGIMDRIGIELEPFFPIINATLKNIETKGPFMSLTGPVIRGDVGTIIDHIQAMGNMKLQKRIYKGLSLAALDLVKKRKILNKEVLELLKNVLEEI
- a CDS encoding AsmA-like C-terminal region-containing protein; translated protein: MNTLGGYANIYGIIDLSGATPYIYATGKVSRITGGMFLKAFGEETHVLDSRAMLYGSLSSEGNNMKGLLSRMNGNLIVYSKGGVIKKWNLLSKIFGLLNVYDLLKGKIDLKQEGLSYKRMGATFTVKNGIFNTKDFLIDSPSMLITGNGNLDMNKNEIDGSIAVSPLVTVDRIINKIPILRKIIRVKEKGFLYTAYNVKGPINDPDISLNFTESIGGGMVDILRNILVLPKEVFEE